From the genome of Primulina eburnea isolate SZY01 chromosome 12, ASM2296580v1, whole genome shotgun sequence, one region includes:
- the LOC140807235 gene encoding ubiquitin-related modifier 1 homolog 1 has translation MQLTLEFGGGLELLCNSVKIHEVNVDLQAEEKQQLTMKHLLSWVRTNLIKERPEMFMKGDTVRPGVLVLVNDCDWELSGQLDTTLEEKDVVVFISTLHGG, from the exons ATGCAGCTGACGCTCGAATTCGG TGGTGGACTGGAACTTCTCTGCAATTCTGTGAAGATTCATGAAGTAAATGTCGACCTACAGGCTGAAGAAAAACAG CAACTAACTATGAAACACTTGCTTTCTTGGGTCCGCACCAATTTGATCAAGGAAAGGCCCGAAATGTTTATGAAAGGGGATACTGT AAGACCTGGAGTTTTGGTCCTCGTGAATGACTGTGATTGGGAACTCAGCGGACAGCTGGATACAACGCTGGAGGAGAAAGACGTCGTTGTTTTCATCTCAACATTGCACGGAGGATAA
- the LOC140807234 gene encoding multifunctional methyltransferase subunit TRM112 homolog A-like, with protein sequence MRLLTHNMLSSNIKGVTNGFPLRIEAEKVVEKTVDFNADFLKNMFAKVEWNALVEASKTMGYFELPDNVESSMLESDDFLQKFHHALLELHLEEGALICPETGRKFPVSKGIPNMLLHEDEV encoded by the coding sequence ATGAGGCTCTTAACCCATAATATGCTATCATCAAATATCAAAGGTGTGACTAATGGCTTCCCGTTACGGATTGAAGCAGAGAAAGTAGTAGAAAAGACGGTGGATTTCAATGCTGACTTCTTAAAGAACATGTTTGCAAAGGTTGAATGGAATGCTTTGGTGGAGGCCTCGAAAACCATGGGTTACTTTGAGCTACCCGACAATGTGGAATCCTCCATGCTCGAATCTGATGATTTCCTTCAGAAGTTCCATCACGCCCTCCTCGAGCTTCACCTTGAAGAGGGTGCATTAATTTGCCCTGAGACGGGTCGTAAGTTTCCTGTCAGCAAGGGGATTCCCAATATGCTTCTCCATGAAGACGAGGTTTGA